A region of Vigna radiata var. radiata cultivar VC1973A chromosome 6, Vradiata_ver6, whole genome shotgun sequence DNA encodes the following proteins:
- the LOC106764603 gene encoding putative serine/threonine-protein kinase-like protein CCR3, which yields MKKNNSIFSAVTFTLFTVTLLILSSLSPSHAIGSASTLAVTSAAICGVVASEPTRRIACYSDGHVVAVAPNISFSVISGGLSYFCGLRSGNYTLLCWDTLSYFQSKRLYNNGTVLFENLALGDFQVCATAVGDGAVSCWRTNAAFELPSRSDRFSSISSGSGFSCGILKGSNWVRCWGVEARARKMESEFGNVSMVSLVAGESHVCGLNSSGYLVCRGSNDFGQIDVPEGGALEFSGLALGAEHSCAIRRSNGSVVCWGGRGLFEVNATKGVSFEVLVSGSNFTCGLTTNNFSVICWGPGWANTSGYEIPLPPILPGPCVQSSCSECGIYPQSDSLCSGYGNICKPRPCWPPMPGPEPPQMAPPPVVAVPPASRSSAFTKGLLAFAIVGCVGGVTGICSVIYCLWTGVCLGKKKIHNSVQPTITRGGSVNGGGGSSNSISPPSRSSTIRRQGSRIMRRQRSGTSSTKHPERAEEFTLAELVAATDNFSLENKIGAGSYGVVYRGKLADGREVAIKRGETGTKMKKFQEKESAFESELAFLSRLHHKHLVRLVGFCEEKDERLLVYEYMKNGALYDHLHDKNNVDKSSSVLNSWRMRIKIALDASRGIEYLHNYAVPSIIHRDIKSSNILIDATWTARVSDFGLSLMSPESDLDYRPTKAAGTVGYIDPEYYGLNVLTAKSDVYGLGVVLLELLTGKRAIFKNDENGGTPVSLVDFAVPVIMAGELAKILDPRVEPPELNETEAVELVAYTAMHCVNLEGKDRPTMADIVANLERALALCDSSHGSISSGTVSIVSD from the coding sequence ATGAAGAAGAATAATTCAATCTTCTCCGCCGTTACCTTCACCCTCTTCACTGTCACCCTCTTAATCCTCTCTTCACTGTCACCCTCCCATGCCATTGGTTCCGCCTCCACTCTCGCCGTCACCTCTGCCGCCATCTGCGGCGTGGTGGCATCGGAGCCGACACGGCGCATTGCGTGCTACAGCGATGGCCATGTCGTCGCCGTTGCTCCCAACATCTCGTTCTCCGTGATCTCCGGCGGCCTGAGCTACTTCTGCGGCCTCCGGTCCGGCAACTACACTCTTCTCTGCTGGGACACCCTTTCCTACTTCCAAAGCAAGAGACTTTACAACAATGGCACTGTTCTATTCGAGAATCTCGCCCTCGGGGACTTCCAGGTTTGCGCCACCGCGGTCGGCGATGGAGCGGTGTCGTGTTGGAGAACCAATGCCGCCTTCGAATTGCCTTCTAGGTCGGACCGGTTTTCTTCTATTTCGTCTGGTTCGGGTTTTTCTTGCGGAATTTTGAAGGGTAGTAATTGGGTTCGGTGTTGGGGGGTTGAGGCTAGAGCGAGAAAAATGGAGAGTGAGTTTGGGAACGTGTCTATGGTGAGTCTTGTGGCTGGGGAGTCACATGTTTGTGGGTTGAATTCAAGTGGGTATTTGGTTTGTAGAGGAAGTAACGACTTTGGTCAGATTGATGTTCCTGAAGGAGGGGCTTTGGAGTTTTCTGGTCTGGCTCTTGGAGCTGAGCATAGTTGCGCTATTCGGAGATCCAATGGTTCTGTCGTTTGTTGGGGTGGGAGAGGGTTGTTTGAGGTTAATGCCACAAAAGGTGTTTCTTTTGAGGTTCTTGTTTCTGGGTCTAATTTTACTTGTGGATTGACGACTAACAATTTTTCAGTTATTTGTTGGGGTCCTGGTTGGGCTAATACTTCAGGTTATGAAATTCCTTTGCCTCCTATACTTCCAGGGCCTTGCGTTCAATCTTCCTGCAGTGAATGTGGGATATATCCTCAATCCGATTCTCTCTGTTCTGGCTATGGTAACATCTGTAAGCCAAGACCTTGTTGGCCTCCAATGCCAGGGCCAGAGCCACCACAAATGGCACCGCCGCCTGTGGTGGCGGTGCCACCTGCGTCTCGGTCAAGTGCCTTCACCAAAGGGTTATTGGCATTTGCCATTGTTGGATGCGTGGGAGGTGTTACTGGGATATGCAGTGTGATTTATTGCTTATGGACTGGGGTTTGTttagggaagaagaaaattcacAATTCTGTGCAGCCAACAATCACTAGAGGTGGCAGTGTAAACGGTGGTGGTGGTTCTAGCAATAGTATTAGTCCTCCGTCGAGATCATCCACCATTAGGCGTCAAGGGTCGCGGATAATGAGACGCCAAAGGAGTGGAACCTCATCAACAAAGCATCCTGAAAGGGCTGAGGAATTCACCTTGGCTGAGCTTGTTGCAGCTACGGATAATTTCTCCCTTGAGAATAAGATCGGTGCTGGAAGCTATGGCGTTGTTTATAGAGGCAAACTTGCAGATGGCCGTGAGGTGGCAATCAAAAGGGGCGAAACAGGTACAAAGATGAAGAAGTTTCAAGAGAAAGAGAGCGCATTCGAGTCCGAATTGGCCTTCTTGTCCCGTTTACACCACAAGCACTTGGTAAGGCTGGTGGGGTTCTGTGAGGAGAAAGACGAGAGGCTCTTGGTGTATGAGTACATGAAGAATGGAGCATTGTATGATCATTTGCATGACAAAAACAATGTGGACAAGAGTAGCAGTGTCTTGAATTCTTGGCGAATGAGGATCAAAATCGCTCTGGATGCTTCGCGAGGAATTGAGTATCTCCATAACTACGCAGTTCCATCTATAATTCACCGAGACATAAAGTCTTCAAACATTCTCATTGACGCGACTTGGACTGCGAGAGTATCCGATTTTGGATTGTCATTGATGAGTCCAGAATCTGACCTTGATTACCGGCCAACGAAGGCAGCAGGAACAGTAGGATATATTGATCCTGAATATTATGGTCTAAATGTATTGACAGCAAAGAGTGATGTCTATGGTCTTGGAGTGGTACTGCTAGAGCTATTAACAGGAAAGAGAGCAATATTCAAGAATGATGAAAATGGAGGCACCCCAGTGAGTTTGGTGGACTTTGCAGTGCCAGTTATTATGGCAGGAGAATTGGCAAAAATTTTGGACCCAAGGGTTGAACCACCAGAGTTAAATGAGACAGAAGCAGTGGAGTTAGTGGCATATACAGCTATGCATTGTGTAAATTTGGAGGGGAAGGACAGACCAACAATGGCTGATATTGTGGCAAATTTGGAGCGTGCTTTGGCTCTTTGTGATAGTAGTCATGGCAGCATTTCCAGTGGTACAGTCTCCATTGTATCAGACTGA
- the LOC106764604 gene encoding phosphoinositide phospholipase C 2: MSKQTYSVCFCWRRRFKLALAEAPSEIKTLFEEYSENEIMTPSHLKRFLVEVQKQEKATEEEAQAIIDSFRHFHRRGVGLNLESFFKYLFSDDNPPLLPSHGVYHDMTFPLSHYFIYTGHNSYLTGNQLSSECSDVPIINALKRGVRVIELDIWPNAAKDNINVLHGNTLTPPVELIRCLRSIKEYAFVASEYPVVITLEDHLTPDLQAKVAEMVANTFGDILFTPNTESVKEFPSPDSLKRRIIISTKPPKEYLGGKEKDKGDDSQHEKGKEDGKASGEDEAWGKEVPSLRGGTIEDYKDNNVDEEDLNDDDESDESDKLPHNVAPEYRRLIAIHAGKPKGGLEECLKVDPDKVRRLSLSEQQLEKAAINHGKQIVRFTQRNILRVYPKGTRIDSSNYNPLIGWMHGAQMVAFNMQGYGRSLWLMHGMFRANGGCGYVKKPDFLLETGGSDNEVFDPKAKLPVKTTLKVTVYMGEGWYYDFKHTHFDQYSPPDFYTRVGIAGVPSDTVMKKTKPIEDNWLPTWNETFEFPLSVPELALLRIEVHEYDMSEKDDFGGQTCLPIRELRSGIRAIPLNSQKGEKYPSVKLLMRFEFIN, from the exons ATGTCGAAGCAGACATACAGCGTGTGCTTCTGCTGGCGCCGGCGGTTTAAGCTCGCCCTGGCGGAGGCGCCGTCGGAAATCAAGACCCTCTTCGAGGAGTATTCTGAGAATGAGATCATGACACCTTCGCATCTGAAAAGGTTCCTTGTTGAAGTGCAAAAGCAAGAGAAGGCCACTGAAGAAGAGGCGCAAGCCATCATCGACAGCTTCAGGCATTTCCATCGCAGAGGGGTTGGCCTCAATCTCGAATCTTTCTTCAAGTACCTCTTCAGTGATGACAACCCCcctcttcttccttctcatggg GTGTACCATGATATGACTTTTCCCTTGTCACATTATTTCATATATACTGGCCATAATTCCTATTTAACTGGGAATCAGCTGAGCAGCGAGTGCAGTGACGTGCCCATCATAAATGCACTGAAGAGAGGTGTGAGGGTGATTGAATTGGACATATGGCCTAATGCAGCAAAGGATAATATAAATGTTCTTCACGGAAA TACTTTGACTCCTCCTGTAGAGCTCATCAGATGTTTGAGATCTATTAAGGAATATGCCTTTGTGGCATCAGAATATCCAGTTGTAATAACCCTAGAAGACCACCTCACACCGGATCTTCAGGCTAAAGTGGCTGAG ATGGTTGCAAACACTTTTGGAGATATACTATTTACTCCTAACACCGAAAGCGTGAAGGAGTTCCCTTCTCCTGATTCTCTTAAAAGGAGGATTATTATATCAACAAAACCACCTAAGGAGTATCTTGGgggaaaagaaaaggataaaggGGATGATTCACAGCATGAAAAGGGAAAGGAGGATGGAAAGGCTTCAGGCGAGGATGAAGCTTGGGGAAAGGAAGTCCCTAGCTTGAGAGGTGGTACTATAGAGGATTACAAG GACAACAACGTGGATGAAGAAGATCTTAATGATGACGACGAATCTGATGAATCAGATAAGTTACCACATAATGTAGCTCCAGAATATAGACGCCTAATTGCCATTCATGCTGGGAAGCCTAAAGGTGGATTAGAGGAATGCCTCAAAGTGGATCCTGATAAAGTGAGACGTCTAAGTTTAAGTGAGCAACAGCTTGAAAAGGCTGCTATAAATCATGGAAAGCAAATTGTAAG GTTTACTCAGCGCAATATTTTGAGGGTGTATCCCAAAGGTACTCGCATTGACTCATCAAATTATAACCCATTAATTGGGTGGATGCATGGAGCTCAGATGGTTGCATTTAACATGCAG GGATATGGTAGATCGCTTTGGTTGATGCATGGAATGTTCAGAGCCAATGGAGGGTGTGGTTATGTTAAGAAACCAGATTTTCTGTTAGAGACTGGTGGTTCAGACAATGAGGTCTTCGATCCTAAAGCCAAATTACCTGTGAAGACTACTTTGAAG GTGACTGTATATATGGGGGAAGGAtggtattatgatttcaaacaTACACACTTTGATCAATACTCCCCTCCTGACTTCTATACAAGA GTGGGGATTGCTGGAGTCCCTAGTGATACTGTAATGAAGAAAACTAAGCCAATAGAGGATAATTGGTTACCTACATGGAATGAGACATTTGAGTTCCCTCTTTCTGTTCCAGAGTTGGCCTTGCTTCGCATAGAAGTTCATGAGTATGACATGTCTGAGAAAGATGACTTTGGTGGACAAACATGCCTACCTATCCGGGAGCTAAGAAGTGGCATTCGAGCAATTCCACTGAATAGCCAAAAGGGAGAGAAATACCCCTCTGTAAAGCTTCTCATGCGCTTTGAGTTTATTAATTGA
- the LOC106764606 gene encoding phosphoinositide phospholipase C 6, producing the protein MTSVTYGYKMFKYFNKTYAVSEQAPPPDVKDAFSLFAEGADVMSADQLLRFLHEHQLELDYTAEDSNRVVETVLQSRTQNAECDSDNSGLTLDEFFRFLFLVDFNDPLKSKVHQDMNAPLSHYFIYTGHNSYLTGNQLSSDCSDVPIIKALQRGVRVIELDLWPNSTKDDIDVVHGRTLTAPVTLIQCLKSIKEYAFVKSEYPLILTLEDHLTPILQAKVAEMLAQVFGDMLYYPETDLLTEFPTPESVKGRILISTKPPSKEYLQSKQFKDSDSERESTEELSPCVISELEAAAADEKSDGNDVDEESLNARDKKPDQQRAPEYNRLITIHAGKPKGPVKDHLNVVGGVRRLSLSEQELEKASTTYGSDIVRFTQKNIIRVYPKGTRVNSSNYRPHIGWIYGAQMVAFNMQGHGKSLWYMQGMFRANGGCGYVKKPSFLIEEGPDDEVFDPKKPMPVQKTLMVKVYMGNGWSTDFSKTHFDAFSPPDFYTKVCIVGVPADKVNKKTKIINDDWFPVWDEEFEFPLCVPELALLWIEVREYDMHEKDDFGGQSCLPISELRSGFRVIPLFDEKGEQLKSVKLLMRFQFK; encoded by the exons ATGACCAGCGTCACCTACGGCTACAAAATGTTCAAGTACTTCAACAAAACCTACGCCGTCTCCGAGCAGGCCCCTCCGCCGGACGTCAAGGACGCATTCTCCCTCTTTGCCGAAGGCGCCGACGTCATGTCCGCCGACCAGCTCCTCCGCTTTCTGCACGAACACCAACTCGAATTGGACTACACCGCAGAAGATTCCAACCGCGTCGTCGAAACCGTCCTGCAATCGCGCACACAAAACGCCGAATGCGACTCCGACAACAGCGGTCTAACGCTCGACGAGTTCTTCCGCTTCTTGTTCCTCGTCGATTTCAACGATCCCCTCAAATCCAAG GTACATCAAGATATGAATGCTCCGTTGTCACATTATTTCATATATACAGGGCACAATTCCTATCTGACTGGGAATCAGCTGAGCAGCGATTGCAGTGATGTGCCAATAATAAAGGCTTTGCAACGAGGTGTGCGAGTAATTGAACTAGATTTATGGCCAAATTCAACTAAAGATGATATAGACGTCGTTCATGGAAG GACACTTACTGCTCCTGTCACACTTATCCAGTGTTTGAAGTCCATAAAAGAGTATGCTTTTGTTAAATCTGAGTACCCACTAATTCTAACTTTAGAAGACCACCTTACACCAATTCTTCAAGCTAAAGTTGCAGAG ATGTTAGCTCAAGTATTTGGAGATATGTTATACTACCCAGAGACGGATCTTCTCACAGAATTTCCCACACCAGAGTCGGTGAAAGGTCGAATTCTTATATCAACCAAACCACCATCAAAAGAATATCTTcaatccaagcaattcaaggaTAGTGACAGTGAGAGGGAATCGACTGAAGAATTATCGCCATGCGTTATCAGTGAATTGGAAGCTGCTGCTGCTGATGAAAAG TCCGATGGAAATGATGTTGATGAGGAAAGCTTGAATGCCCGTGATAAAAAACCAGACCAACAGAGAGCACCAGAGTACAATCGTTTAATTACAATCCATGCTGGGAAGCCAAAGGGTCCTGTAAAGGACCACTTAAATGTTGTTGGGGGTGTAAGGCGCTTGAGCTTGAGCGAGCAGGAACTTGAAAAGGCTTCTACCACTTATGGATCTGATATTGTTAG GTTTACACAGAAGAATATTATCAGGGTGTATCCAAAGGGAACACGTGTTAACTCTTCAAATTACAGGCCACATATAGGATGGATTTACGGAGCTCAGATGGTGGCATTTAACATGCAG GGGCATGGAAAATCACTCTGGTATATGCAAGGGATGTTTAGAGCGAATGGCGGTTGTGGTTATGTGAAAAAGCCTTCATTTCTGATAGAAGAAGGCCCAGATGATGAGGTTTTTGATCCTAAAAAACCAATGCCAGTGCAAAAGACATTGATG GTAAAAGTGTACATGGGAAACGGGTGGAGCACAGATTTCAGTAAAACACACTTCGATGCATTCTCTCCGCCGGACTTTTACACAAAG GTTTGCATTGTTGGAGTACCTGCTGATAAAGTGAATAAGAAGACGAAGATAATTAATGATGATTGGTTTCCCGTTTGGGATGAAGAGTTTGAATTTCCTTTGTGTGTTCCAGAACTAGCTTTACTTTGGATAGAGGTTCGAGAGTACGATATGCATGAAAAGGATGACTTTGGCGGCCAATCATGTTTACCAATCTCTGAGCTAAGATCTGGTTTCCGGGTAATCCCTCTATTTGATGAGAAGGGCGAGCAATTAAAATCTGTAAAGCTTTTAATGCGGTTTCAGTTCAAATGA